Below is a window of Sceloporus undulatus isolate JIND9_A2432 ecotype Alabama chromosome 9, SceUnd_v1.1, whole genome shotgun sequence DNA.
TATGATGATGCTTTCCTTCACTGCAGACCAACAGCTGAAGGCTTGCAAGCTACCACTGGTCCTCAGGTCAGTGCTTGGAGTTGCACTGTTTTAAACAATGCTGTGTTGCCTTGAGCAGATGTCTTCATGCCTTGAAGGTGGGTTTCAACGTGTGCCAGATGGAAACTGCGGTAGAGACAGAGCGGGCCTATGCTATTTTCCTGTCCCATGACATCAGCTTATTACGCCTTTTTGAGACCTTCCTGGAGAGTGCCCCTCAGCTCACATTGGTGCTCTACATTATTCTGCACACAAGTAAAGTGGAGATATTTCAAAGTGAGTGTCTGGTAGTAAGGGAAGGGGgatgccttttttgttgttgttgttccaggaATTTCCTTCTTTATCGTTTACATAATTCATTATGTCTTATATTTCTGAGTGCCATTGATTTtgtagccacacacacacacaaggtgagGAACCTCAACTGTTTATAGAAGTACAAAAAATTATTGTGGAGCAGGATGTAATAGCGATAGGGAAAACCCTTGCAACAATTCTGTGAAAACTGGCTACTACAGAGGGGGGAAATTATGCCAGTAGATTGGTGTTTCTGAAATTAAGACTAGAAACACAGCATGCTTAAAGtcagggatggaaatcatgtggctctccaagtgttggattgcaactcccagcattactCACCATCGTCAAGGTAAGGCACTGCAATCTCTAGGATTGCTGGGGCACTTCAGTCCAatgacatttggagggccacatgagtcCCATTTTTATATGCAAATTCACACTGGAAGGGTGTTGAATTTTGTACCCAGTAGTACAATGTTTCCTGTTAAGCAGTGTAAAGTTTACTGATTTCTTTCTCAGAGTGTACTTgatctctcctctccccttgtcTCATTGCAGTACTTGGCATTTGCACATCTTTCTTCTGTATTGCCTGGGCACTCTTGGATTATCATCAGTCCCTGCGCAGCTTTCTGCAGGAAAAAGACAAGCTGAATTTCCTGTCATCAGTCCTCTACTTCCTGTGGAACTTCCTGTTGGTGTGCCCCCGGATCCTGTCCCTGGCTCTCTTTGCTGTGCTCTTCCCACACTACATTTTCCTCCACTTCCTGGGCATTTGGTCCGCCATGTTCCTTTGGGTCTCATTACAAGGCACTGACCTCATGGAAGATAACTATGAATGGACTTATCGGTCAGTTGTAGCTGTGATCCTCTATTTCTGCTGGTTCAATGTGGCTGTGGGGAAGACATGCCACCGTTCAGCCATATATCACACATTCATGTTGCTGGACAACATTATCCTCTCTGGTTCATGGCTCTGGCACAATGATCCGTTGAGCATGGACCTCCACCTGCTGCATGTTCTCTTTGCTGCCCTGCCATGCTACATCCTTGGCATCCTTCTAAGAGGGGTCTACTACAAATATTTTCATCCAACAGTCCAGGCTACATCCCCAAGCGTTTATGATGAAGTGGATAGCCAAGGGTCCGGGAGTGACATTGGTTTCAAGCAAATGGTTGTGGTGGGCCATGTGGACCATTGGAGATACACTAATGTTGTGGGACATGTTAACATACAAGCTACAGCATACAAAGACATGCAACATACAAGGATATACAAGCTGTCCCAAAACTTCTTTATGAGAACTTCACAGGGCAGGCAGCATCAAGAAAATGGGACTCTTGTTGACATATATTTGTGATCTTTAAATATTAAGAGCCCCATAAGGGCAGGACTTTGTACACTAGTTtgaaacacacccacacaccatgTTCGTATTATGCCTTCAGAGCTACATGCTAAGCTTCTTGTGAGGTCACTGGTGTGAGGTAGTCCAGGATGCTAAGCATCCCTGGATTCTTGAGCATAGAGATCCATGCTCAAGGCCAGCTTCTCCTCACCTGATCTGCACCAGTTGGGTTGAACTACATAAGCTCCAGCTAATCATAGCCTGGGAATCCTGTGGTTTAGTATGACATCTGAAACAAGTACACTGAGTTCCTTTACTTACTAAGTTATTGATTTTCTTCTAGTCTTGTGTGGCCAAATaaagagcaggggtgggcaaagtacaTCCTTCCAGATGTGTAAGGTTTCCAGCATCCATGCTGGAATTGTAATCCAGAAATATCTGGAAAGATGTTCCTGGAAAGAATGTTACAATGATGTTCTGTGAATAGTTCTGTAGTTAATCTTCTTGTCTTACCAGTTCATGGCTCGGTTCTTCTGCCCCACAATCCTATCTGGATTTGGGTTTAGGGGGGAGGTTGTTCTGTCATATAGCATAATTTAAAATATGGTAAACATCCAGgggtaaccatgttggccatatagcaaatccaataacttaataataataaaactttatttatttatatcctgcctattcTAGTTAGGCctattggaagagatccatcttgacaacttttttaaagctatccaagctggtaatatgacgTATCTCATCTGataggccattccatagtctaggaatggatgcagaaaatgtcctctgggacaCCGCAACTGATCTGGTCTTCACCAGTTGTAAccaattcttcccagaggacctgagggtgcagggtggattgtatggaagaaggcgatcctTTAAATagattggacccaagccatgaaggctTATAGGTCAATAACAataccttgtactgcgcccggaaaccaatgggcagccagtgatTTTAAACTAGGTGGAATATGGTCGTTTCTTGGTTTTACCtgcaaccaacctggctgccatgttttgaatcaattgaggtttccagactaggtacaagggtagccccatgtagagtatatTGCAAAAGTCAAATTGTGATGTTACCAGCACTTGTACCAGTTTCCAGGTTCCCCAGCTCCAAGAAAgtacacagctggcatatcagctgaagctgataacaagcacgcctgactgttgcatttacctgatttgtcatctggagcgacGTGTCTAGGAGCACCCCGACTACAAACACAGCCctttgaggggtgtgtgtgaccccatctaggacccGTTGGTGTATCTCAATACCTGCATTAGGGACCCTTActatgagtacctccattttgtctggatttggttttaatctgttttcatCCAGTCCAATAatgccttaagacattcattgagaggcgAGATGTCATCTGTAGTCAAAGCTgtagaccgagacatggagaaatgtatctggatgtcatcagtgtacagtactgataacaccctgccccatgtctcccaaatgatctctcccagcggcttcatatactgtacagtatatattgatagcatcggggacaggatggtgccttgagaaattccacaattaagctccttttttgaggagtaactgtccccgagcatcaccctctggaatctgcctgagaggaaggaactgaaccattgcaatgcaatgcctgcaattcctagctctctcagatGTTCCAGCAGGATGTTATGATTgtgtcaaaagctgctgagaggtctaaaagcaccaacagggtcacacttccccagtCGATGCCTAGATGATGGTCAtcagctaaggcaaccatggtagtctcaactccatatcctgtcctaaagccggtttaaAATGGATCTAgctaattggtttcatccaagaccacttggagttgaagggcaacagccctctcaatcaccttgcttaaaGAATGGTAAATGAGACACTGGCCTATTGTTGTTCATAACCAGGGGGTCTAggaaaggtttcttcagaagtggtCTAACAACCGTTTCTTTCATTTACTTTCATTTGATTTACTGCTCATGGAACTTTAGCAGTATTGTATTATTTAGGATACAGAAAGTTGTCTCATATCAGGTGAAATAATTGTGTCATCTAGTACTCTCTTATACACACCCCTTCAATCAACCTGGTGCTTTTCAGATAGTTTGGATTATAAGTGCCTTAAAGTATTGCTGGTTATAAAGTTATTTAAACAGAATAAAGAAGTTCagttctgtattgtttttatcagtgtgtgtgtgtgtatctcaggCCAAAGGTTaacggcttacaaaagttaaaacagatgcagCTAAAACTATACACCctacataaattaaaatataatctgtGTTTAGGTCACTATGGAGGCTGGAAGAGAATACCAATCTCTGCATTGATGTGTGCGCCCAGGACAGCCAGGAAGAACAGGAGaatgcctgttcttcctcttccctgccctctgcGTGCCACAAAAAGTGGTTTTGCGTGCtatctctggcatgcatgccataggttcgccaccatgaGCCTAGCCTATCCCATAGGGTTGTTGTGAGTGCAATAGGCATACTGCTATGAGCAATTTGCAGGCAGGGGTGGGATAAACATGTAATTATCCAAAGAACAGAAAACAATGCAATGGATATCGAGAAGTGGCAGGTTGTATTTAGTGGTGTTTCTAGCCTGTAAATGTATGTGAAAACTGATACATGCCAAAAACTTGGGAACTGCCACTCTCCAACTTTTCTGTACTAAGAGCGATTTTggattgatatattttttttaggaaggaaggaacactttttttctttttttaaatagaaaataaaagactttatttttttccagttcacAGGACAATTACACAGAACATGATGCTCAATGAATCTGTACCCATTAATGCCTTCCAATCACAACCACTGAAACAGCAGATGCTCAGTTTGGACACTGGTAGGATCCTGAGGGAGAACAAGCATTTTACACCAGCTAACACATTGGCCTCCATCCCAGCCAGTGCCTCTGGTGCTTGATGGGACCTTTAATTAACCAAGGCAGCAATGAAAACCCAGTCGGAGATGAAAAGTCCAACCCTGCACCCCACTGCATTGTTAAGAAGACCTAAAGGGTGCAGagagctttaaaataaaatggactGGCGCCTGATAGCTAACCCAGGAACCAAGAGCAGGAGGCAAAAACTCTACCAATTTCCACATTGTTTATGAAGACCCAAGAGAGGCAGCCAACAAAATTCAGTGATAAATGAGCCAGGACATCCTTTAAATAAGGTAACAGGAAAGAAAGTACCACCACCTGAGGGAATGAGGCAAAATGAAGTTCACATACATCagaaaagacagcatataaatattATCCGAGGCAGAGAAAAAAACCTGCACAAACAGGGATACACTGTTTTGAAATTTTGAAGGTTTCCAAAACAGTTTCTCTAGGTAAAATAGAGTTCAGAGCAACACTTTCCCATTTCCACCGGCTATGCTTCTTgaaagcactttagaaataaatgcatttttaaatttaactttTGGACTGACAAGAGCTCCATACAGCATTTCCAGGCCAAGTTTTAGGATGGAAGTTAAGGCACAGAGTTGATTCTGACATCAAGCACAGCTTGTAGCAAAGAGGGAGGATTCAGAGAAAGACAGAGTAACAGAACAGTGTGTGGAAGCTAGAAAGGCCTTTTTATTCAACACCGCTCTGCTGTTGTCAGTAAGTCTGTAGGAGATGCTGGCTGGGAAAATGTCAGGAAACAAGGCAGTTTTGTGGTTTTTCAGTACACGAAAAAGGCAGAAAGTTTCTCTCTTTGGTGCACATATCTGCCCAGAATCCATGCACCCAGCATATGCTATGCCCCATGGAGAAAGAAATCACTACATTGCCACTGTAAGGAGGAGAAATAATATTCTCCCCCTTTTAAGAATTTGCAAGTGGATGACTACATCATCAGAAGGGGTTGGGTGTAGCAGCATGTATTTATATGAGAGCTTAGAAATGTTTTGCTTGCCCCGACCCCACCAGACTGAGAATTTGTcatctaaaaagtaattttctcaagCACTGACTGTATGGTCCTTAATCGCAAGGGAACCTTCCCTGAGAGCTGTCAGATTTTAGCTAGGACTAAAAACcttttatgtgaagtcaaaggttaaTCTTTTATGCCTTTCTGTCCAAACCAGTACGTAAATGAATCCGGCAGGCTGAAATTTCAGAGCTGTCTGTAGACAATCCTACCACCTATCAACTTTCTAACATACTGTTTGTATTGTGCAAGTGAGAAGAGGCATTTCTGCTACAGCTGTGTTTGTTCTGCTAGACCAGTGgcggcgaacctatggcacgagtgccaaaagtggcactcagagccctctctgggcacacacgccatcaccttcagcacagagttcgccagagtttattactagaacatcagagggacatggcactttgcataaataagtgggttttgggttgcagtttgggcactcagtctctaaaacgtttgccatcactgtgctaGGCCAACCTGCCACTGCGGCAGGTTCAAACACTAGTCTAGCAAAAAGTGGAAGCTGAAATGCCTCTTAGCAGTTGCTGAACAGTAGAATGATATTCTGGACAAGGGCACtatacagattattattattattattattattacagatctGAAACCCCTCTTCAAAAATCTGAG
It encodes the following:
- the XKR8 gene encoding XK-related protein 8, encoding MAGRNYHWSSGQCLELHCFKQCCVALSRCLHALKVGFNVCQMETAVETERAYAIFLSHDISLLRLFETFLESAPQLTLVLYIILHTSKVEIFQILGICTSFFCIAWALLDYHQSLRSFLQEKDKLNFLSSVLYFLWNFLLVCPRILSLALFAVLFPHYIFLHFLGIWSAMFLWVSLQGTDLMEDNYEWTYRSVVAVILYFCWFNVAVGKTCHRSAIYHTFMLLDNIILSGSWLWHNDPLSMDLHLLHVLFAALPCYILGILLRGVYYKYFHPTVQATSPSVYDEVDSQGSGSDIGFKQMVVVGHVDHWRYTNVVGHVNIQATAYKDMQHTRIYKLSQNFFMRTSQGRQHQENGTLVDIYL